A stretch of the Thermofilum adornatum genome encodes the following:
- a CDS encoding biotin--[acetyl-CoA-carboxylase] ligase: MNKSREDLASEDNLSEVTKIVSNLGTRIRYQVYYLEKCGSTQDVARELAEKGAPEGVVVVAEEQENGRGRLGRRWFSGRGGLWFTVVLRPKPDALGLLSLGVGVAVGRVLRGLGLSVGLKWPNDVLVDGRKAGGILVEGFTVPGDGIVALVGVGLNVNNELPPGLAEVSVALREVVGARLSRLQLFLKLLREIDNVYLQLIEGRGEVILEEWRRLSVTLGKTVKIITADGEYIGVAVDVGPLGELYIDIGDGIRAFYAGDVVHVR; the protein is encoded by the coding sequence ATGAATAAGAGCAGAGAAGACCTTGCTAGTGAGGACAACCTATCAGAAGTCACAAAAATTGTGAGCAACCTAGGCACCAGGATAAGGTACCAGGTCTATTACCTTGAGAAGTGCGGCTCGACCCAGGACGTCGCTAGGGAGCTGGCAGAGAAAGGTGCCCCAGAGGGCGTAGTTGTCGTTGCTGAGGAGCAGGAGAATGGCAGGGGTAGGCTTGGCAGACGCTGGTTCTCCGGCAGGGGCGGCCTATGGTTCACGGTGGTTCTAAGGCCAAAACCCGATGCTCTGGGCCTGCTTAGTCTAGGCGTTGGGGTCGCAGTGGGACGCGTGTTGAGGGGGCTTGGGCTTAGCGTCGGCCTAAAGTGGCCGAACGATGTGCTAGTCGATGGCAGGAAGGCTGGGGGCATACTTGTAGAGGGCTTTACTGTCCCAGGGGACGGCATAGTGGCGCTTGTTGGCGTGGGGCTTAATGTTAACAACGAGCTTCCACCTGGTCTTGCCGAGGTTTCTGTTGCCCTCAGAGAAGTTGTTGGCGCGAGGCTTTCGAGGCTCCAGCTTTTCCTGAAACTGTTAAGGGAGATTGACAATGTATATCTGCAGCTCATAGAGGGCCGAGGCGAGGTGATTCTTGAAGAATGGAGGAGGCTCTCTGTGACGCTTGGCAAGACAGTGAAGATAATTACTGCCGATGGTGAATACATCGGCGTGGCTGTCGATGTTGGTCCCTTGGGCGAGCTGTACATCGATATTGGCGACGGGATTAGGGCTTTCTATGCTGGGGACGTTGTGCACGTTAGGTAG
- a CDS encoding CDP-alcohol phosphatidyltransferase family protein — MSLGKILLVFREIIEKEGVKTPVALLSHFGTTTIERWIQTIRAQGIREIQVFAPKETVAQIRDYLEKIGETNVDVSSIDELRFKTTEGAIIISADYLVHPDATRTFIQSNYTVGTCKQTTVLQRVVSSEHKAVDLDSFVEPRHRPACVYAGDLKTSKATIVMWSQKGIHLTSMLNAPLENFIVKSIGEIKWITPNRITMLVNLLALAVIYLFLNGYFFLGSVVAYIAGIFDGVDGKLARVRGRFTKLGHLEHSLDALWEQSVYASLVIGLGTHGYGVQALVTGIIFLVIDSFTRHVFNQFALITGRSLKTYSDFDRKFAVIDGRRNFYLIYFLVSAVLGNPMNGLFLSIAHASLTAVIYLSRSIQHLSRLDREK; from the coding sequence ATGAGTCTCGGTAAGATACTGTTAGTTTTCCGGGAAATTATAGAAAAAGAAGGCGTAAAGACACCTGTAGCTCTCCTTTCACACTTTGGCACCACAACAATCGAAAGATGGATCCAAACTATAAGGGCGCAGGGCATAAGAGAAATTCAAGTCTTCGCCCCTAAAGAAACAGTTGCACAAATCAGGGATTACTTAGAGAAAATAGGAGAAACAAATGTAGATGTAAGTAGCATAGACGAACTACGATTCAAAACAACCGAGGGAGCAATTATAATTTCGGCAGATTACCTGGTTCACCCCGACGCAACTAGAACATTCATTCAAAGCAATTATACGGTGGGTACATGTAAACAGACAACCGTCCTCCAAAGAGTTGTTAGTTCCGAACATAAAGCCGTAGACCTTGATTCTTTTGTTGAACCAAGGCATAGACCTGCCTGCGTGTATGCTGGAGACCTAAAAACATCTAAGGCAACAATAGTTATGTGGTCTCAGAAGGGCATCCATTTAACTTCTATGCTGAATGCACCCCTCGAGAACTTTATCGTGAAAAGTATAGGAGAGATCAAGTGGATCACTCCAAATAGAATTACTATGCTTGTCAATCTATTAGCCCTGGCCGTGATTTACCTTTTCCTAAATGGTTACTTTTTCTTAGGAAGCGTTGTAGCCTACATTGCAGGGATATTCGACGGAGTAGATGGAAAGCTGGCAAGAGTCCGAGGCCGTTTCACGAAGCTTGGCCACCTCGAGCATTCACTAGATGCGTTATGGGAGCAATCAGTCTACGCATCGCTTGTCATAGGACTGGGAACTCACGGCTACGGAGTACAGGCACTTGTTACGGGAATAATTTTCCTCGTGATAGACAGCTTCACTAGGCATGTCTTCAACCAGTTCGCACTTATCACGGGGAGGAGTCTCAAGACATACTCCGACTTCGACAGGAAATTTGCAGTTATAGATGGCAGAAGAAATTTCTACTTAATCTATTTCCTCGTCTCTGCAGTGCTTGGGAATCCAATGAATGGACTATTCCTGAGCATTGCACACGCATCGCTCACAGCAGTCATCTATTTATCCAGGTCAATTCAACATCTAAGTAGGCTGGATAGGGAGAAATAA
- a CDS encoding carboxypeptidase-like regulatory domain-containing protein, whose amino-acid sequence MRLWALLILLALLCIANVPGIAQPTLKIVAYDGSQLRGAQIRVSTLDGRVFEFTLDPRNPFVVRDVVKGVLFVEVVSWKSVPIGYRQNMTVYSNQTLVVPSIGKLTLKVSGSRGQALEGVSIKITYGGQTIEEGSTDAGGVYTTLLPAASYGIIVDYGGRRVEKTIAVEPSRENVVNVQLDVFLSIGGMDLSVTEFLGLALLVIVIVIALIVVAVEYSNWRAKRARRVLATPE is encoded by the coding sequence ATGCGTCTATGGGCTTTACTGATACTCTTGGCTCTGCTTTGCATTGCTAATGTCCCAGGAATAGCTCAGCCTACACTGAAGATCGTTGCCTATGACGGCTCCCAGCTTAGGGGCGCACAGATACGTGTCTCGACACTGGACGGCAGAGTATTTGAGTTTACGCTTGACCCCAGAAACCCGTTTGTTGTGCGGGACGTCGTCAAGGGCGTGCTGTTTGTCGAGGTGGTTTCCTGGAAGAGTGTGCCCATAGGCTATAGGCAAAACATGACCGTATACAGCAACCAGACCCTTGTGGTCCCAAGCATTGGGAAGCTGACCCTGAAGGTTTCAGGCTCCCGTGGCCAAGCCCTAGAGGGGGTCTCTATCAAAATTACTTATGGTGGTCAGACTATCGAAGAGGGCTCCACGGACGCGGGGGGCGTGTATACAACTCTCCTCCCAGCGGCGTCTTACGGGATTATTGTGGACTATGGTGGAAGGAGGGTAGAGAAGACCATTGCTGTGGAGCCTTCCCGCGAAAACGTTGTCAACGTTCAGCTAGACGTTTTCTTGAGCATAGGCGGCATGGATTTGTCTGTGACAGAGTTCCTCGGGCTAGCACTGCTTGTCATCGTGATAGTCATTGCTTTGATCGTTGTGGCTGTCGAGTACTCAAACTGGAGAGCGAAGAGGGCGAGAAGGGTCCTAGCCACGCCAGAGTAG
- a CDS encoding methyltransferase domain-containing protein, with protein MSSSDGLVIIEPVSEYTRQILKLKKIYAVEKTPYQEIVFAELEGFGKALLIDEFVQSTEKDEFIYHELLVHPAMALHPEPKRVLIIGGGEGASLREVLKHGTVEDAVMVDIDEKVVEFSKRFLEVMHRGSFFDPRARVVIMDGLEYVKKTADGTFDVVVMDLTDPYAGPTALPLYSYEAFREIKRILKPEGVMATQAGSSYFYPKEYRQVKENIEKNFKHVAEYWAWIPSFATNVNFIVASDAYDLYGLSAEMFDTRLKSRNVNTKYLVGRRLTAHLSMGVLYG; from the coding sequence ATGTCTAGCTCGGATGGCCTCGTGATTATTGAGCCTGTAAGCGAATATACTAGGCAGATACTTAAGCTGAAAAAGATATACGCTGTCGAAAAGACCCCCTACCAGGAGATCGTATTCGCGGAGCTGGAGGGCTTCGGCAAGGCTCTACTCATAGACGAATTTGTCCAGAGCACCGAGAAGGACGAGTTTATCTACCACGAGTTGCTCGTGCATCCGGCCATGGCCCTACACCCGGAGCCCAAAAGGGTCCTGATTATAGGTGGTGGCGAGGGGGCCTCGCTTAGAGAAGTCTTGAAGCATGGAACAGTAGAGGATGCGGTCATGGTTGACATTGACGAGAAGGTCGTGGAGTTCTCTAAAAGGTTCCTAGAGGTCATGCACCGTGGAAGCTTCTTTGACCCAAGGGCAAGGGTCGTCATAATGGACGGGCTAGAATACGTTAAGAAGACCGCCGACGGCACCTTCGACGTGGTGGTAATGGACCTGACAGACCCCTATGCTGGCCCCACAGCTCTGCCGCTTTACAGCTACGAGGCATTCAGGGAGATAAAAAGGATACTCAAGCCAGAAGGTGTAATGGCGACGCAGGCAGGCTCGAGCTATTTCTACCCAAAAGAGTACAGACAGGTAAAAGAAAACATAGAGAAAAACTTTAAGCACGTAGCCGAATACTGGGCGTGGATACCTAGCTTCGCTACAAACGTGAACTTTATCGTTGCATCAGATGCTTACGACCTTTATGGCCTCAGTGCGGAGATGTTCGACACAAGGCTGAAGTCAAGAAATGTTAACACAAAGTATCTAGTTGGTAGAAGGCTTACAGCCCACTTGAGTATGGGCGTCCTTTATGGCTAG